A single genomic interval of Helianthus annuus cultivar XRQ/B chromosome 6, HanXRQr2.0-SUNRISE, whole genome shotgun sequence harbors:
- the LOC110865211 gene encoding DEAD-box ATP-dependent RNA helicase 21 → MNRDEFGEKKKPVFLSKAEREQLALKRRQEEFEQQKRRSEQSNPNPSSSNPPPSADDSSRHHRSDRDRRDRDRERDRERESERRNRDREREEEHKAREKARLEKLAEREREKELEAIKEQYLGSKKPKKRVIKPSEKFRFSFDWENTEDTSRDMNILYQNPHEARLLFGRGFRAGMDRREQKKLAAKNEKELRDEIRKKDGIEERPEEAAAQRLKDEAAEMYDTFDMRVDRHWSEKKLEEMTERDWRIFREDFNISYKGSRIPRPMRSWVESKLSSELLKAVDRAGYKTPSPIQMAAIPLGLQQRDVIGVAETGSGKTAAFVLPMLTYITRLPPISEENEAEGPYAVVMAPTRELAQQIEEETVKFAHYLGIKVVSIVGGQSIEEQGFKIRQGCEVVIATPGRLIDCLERRYAVLNQCNYVVLDEADRMIDMGFEPQVVGVLDAMPSSNFKPENEDEELDEKRIYRTTYMFSATMPPAVERLARKYLRNPVVVTIGTAGKATDLITQHVIMVKESEKMPRLQKLLDDLVDKTAIVFINTKKSADFVSKTLEKAGYRVTTLHGGKSQEQREISLEGFRTKRFNVLVATDVAGRGIDIPDVAHVINYDMPGNIEMYTHRIGRTGRAGKTGTATTFLTLHDTDVFYDLKQMLTQSNSPIPPELARHEASKFKPGSIPDRPPRRNDTVFAH, encoded by the coding sequence ATGAATCGCGACGAATTCGGCGAGAAGAAGAAGCCGGTCTTCCTCAGCAAAGCAGAGCGAGAACAACTCGCCCTCAAACGTCGCCAAGAAGAATTCGAACAACAAAAGCGCCGATCCgaacaatcaaaccctaacccctCATCCTCCAACCCCCCACCCTCCGCCGACGACTCCTCCCGCCACCACCGCTCCGACCGTGACCGCCGTGATAGAGACAGAGAACGTGACAGAGAACGAGAATCTGAACGACGAAATCGCGACAGAGAACGCGAAGAAGAGCACAAAGCCAGAGAAAAAGCGAGATTAGAGAAGCTTGCAGAGCGAGAACGTGAAAAGGAACTCGAAGCGATTAAAGAGCAGTATTTAGGATCGAAGAAGCCGAAGAAACGAGTGATTAAACCCAGCGAGAAGTTCCGGTTTTCGTTCGATTGGGAGAACACGGAGGACACGTCGAGAGATATGAATATTCTGTACCAGAACCCGCACGAGGCGAGGCTGTTATTCGGGAGAGGTTTTCGGGCTGGTATGGATCGTAGGGAGCAGAAGAAGCTGGCTGCAAAGAATGAGAAGGAGTTGAGGGATGAAATTAGGAAGAAGGATGGGATCGAGGAGCGCCCAGAGGAGGCTGCAGCGCAGCGGTTGAAGGATGAGGCGGCCGAAATGTACGATACCTTTGATATGAGAGTTGATCGGCATTGGTCGGAGAAGAAACTTGAAGAAATGACTGagagagattggaggatatttcGAGAGGATTTTAATATATCGTATAAGGGTTCGAGAATTCCCAGGCCGATGAGGAGTTGGGTCGAGAGTAAATTGAGCTCGGAACTTTTGAAAGCGGTGGATAGAGCGGGCTACAAGACGCCATCACCGATTCAAATGGCTGCGATCCCGCTTGGTCTCCAACAGCGAGATGTGATTGGTGTTGCGGAAACGGGGTCAGGTAAAACTGCTGCTTTTGTACTTCCTATGTTGACTTACATAACTAGACTTCCTCCAATTAGCGAGGAAAATGAGGCGGAGGGGCCTTATGCGGTTGTTATGGCGCCTACTAGAGAACTTGCACAGCAGATTGAGGAAGAAACGGTTAAGTTTGCGCATTATTTGGGTATCAAAGTTGTTTCTATTGTTGGTGGGCAGTCGATTGAAGAACAGGGGTTTAAGATTAGACAAGGGTGTGAGGTTGTTATTGCGACGCCTGGACGTCTGATTGATTGTTTAGAAAGACGTTATGCGGTCTTAAACCAGTGTAACTATGTTGTTCTTGATGAAGCGGATCGTATGATTGATATGGGTTTTGAACCACAAGTTGTGGGTGTTCTTGATGCGATGCCGTCGAGCAACTTTAAACCCGAAAATGAAGATGAGGAGCTTGACGAGAAGAGGATATATAGAACGACTTATATGTTTAGTGCAACTATGCCTCCAGCTGTTGAGAGGCTAGCTAGAAAGTACTTGAGAAACCCTGTTGTTGTGACTATCGGAACTGCGGGAAAAGCGACTGATCTCATTACACAACACGTTATCATGGTTAAAGAATCTGAAAAAATGCCTAGGTTACAGAAGCTGTTGGATGATCTGGTAGACAAGACTGCAATTGTGTTCATAAACACTAAAAAGTCTGCTGATTTTGTGTCGAAAACGTTGGAAAAAGCAGGTTACCGGGTGACAACTTTACACGGTGGCAAGTCACAGGAACAGAGAGAAATCAGTCTTGAAGGTTTCAGGACGAAAAGGTTTAATGTTTTGGTTGCTACTGATGTTGCGGGGCGTGGGATTGATATACCAGATGTGGCTCATGTTATAAACTATGATATGCCTGGAAATATTGAAATgtatacgcatcgtatagggcGTACAGGGCGTGCAGGGAAGACAGGTACCGCTACTACGTTCTTGACTTTACATGATACTGATGTTTTCTATGATCTTAAGCAGATGCTTACACAGAGCAATAGTCCGATTCCACCTGAACTTGCGAGGCATGAGGCTTCTAAGTTCAAACCTGGTTCGATTCCTGATAGACCACCGAGACGAAATGATACAGTTTTTGCGCATTGA